In one window of Phalacrocorax aristotelis chromosome W, bGulAri2.1, whole genome shotgun sequence DNA:
- the MYO9B gene encoding unconventional myosin-IXb isoform X4 gives MSVKDADSAVCQAYNLHIYPQLSTESAPCCKVTATKDSTSSDVIKDVINILNLDVSKHYVLVEVKESGGEEWVLDINDSPVHRVLLWPRRAQDEHPQKDGYYFLLQERNTDGTIKYVQMQLVSKETDARRLVERGFLPWYREDVDDLCNLPSLTETTLLENLKCRFLKHKIYTYAGSILIAINPFKFLPIYNPKYVKMYENHQLGKLEPHIFAIADVAYHTMLKKHINQCIVISGESGSGKTQSTNFLIHCLTALSQKGYASGVERTILGAGPVLEAFGNAKTAHNNNSSRFGKFIQVNYLENGIVRGAVVEKYLLEKSRLVSQEKDERNYHVFYYLLLGVNEEERKEFHLKQPEDYFYLNQHNLKIEDGEDLRHDFERLKQAMEMVGFLSATKKQIFSILSAILYLGNVTYKKKATGRDEGLEVGPPEVLDILSQLLKVKREILVEVLTKRKTVTANDKLILPYSLNEAITARDSMAKSLYSALFDWIVLRINHALLNKKDMEESVMCLSIGVLDIFGFEDFETNSFEQFCINYANEQLQYYFNQHIFKLEQEEYKSEGITWHNIDYTDNVACIHLISKKPTGLFYLLDEESNFPHATNQTLLAKFKQQHEENKFFVGTPVMEPAFIIRHFAGKVKYQIKDFREKNMDYMRPDIVALLRSSDSAYVRELIGMDPVAVFRWAVLRAAIQAMAVFAEAGRQRAQKTAGVIRQGPRVPLGELQRSNTPVEKVYRKSRGIKQKQIIPKNLLDSKSLKLIVSMTLHDRTTKSLLHLHKKKKPPSISAQFQTSLNKLLEALGKAEPFFIRCIRSNAEKKELLFDENLVLQQLRYTGMLETVRIRSSGYSTKYTFQEFIDQFQVLLPKNAKASKEGICVHLKKLKLDENYYQIGMTKVFMKEVGQQILKDTLHKEVIRKIILLQSWLRMVLERRRFLRTRQAAIVLQACWRSRCVRMALQRNNAAVYIQSAWRRYREQKCYLQQKRRICLLQAMVRGYLQRKRFQKMAIEKQKAEEKQREMQEDQDRENDVSKDEQSEPATDQLPVKQKSELDQAVGDRGQTPDEQAEDLSSSEKATLPQKNVTEGTEKVTNSREKRESRRQRGLEHNDLQNKHVLFSFEGPSLLFNEEQTSSEEALETVPVPKKSTAQDTVLQGSSEGEKSPSEEKALPDTPPSSEIKESSSIPEQPPVSEGEKVDDKAVDRMKTQGNQNNQIKGSQSFNCPERPTNLALNLHNTLSAPGSLQSPVECWADKGKHLAQKATKDLDSPTSSQIQRYVDDPEKLKYKREKWKGKRQSDAGQNDMLSQSLDGRTRADKSPQDQLEKKGSSSSLSDLSTLAQSIAMNQQSPDTIEEEKGNKKYPVQKKPGDLLPTSDAAVSVQSASHQVDAKSAFKSPLRRLLGKKPDKKTPKESPDVTDEGEGISLVSCVLFADTGGTQKASDASGQPSRLQAGERPVKEGSKTKKNRTIKISKISSVSQNWRASMVREIANANELKDLDEFLLNKINDLPSQKSGVECLFFEATEKFRGNIKTMYSAPNGQIHVGYKDLVENYQLLVTNLAKKTEEKEVKLVLNLFQSLLDEFIRGYTKKEESEQPKQTKAQKKKRKQERAIEEHNGHVFTNYQVSIRQSCEHCSSYIWPMEKACLCSVCKLTCHKKCMSKIQSSCTSCGKKNEQDAEPRHFGVCVSALTSKENSVPIVMEKLLEYVEMHGLYTEGIYRKSGSANRMKELKQLLQADPNSVKLENYPIHTITGILKQWLRELPDPLMTSAQYHDFLRAVELPEKQEQLCAIYSVLEQLPQANHNTLERLIFHLVKVALIEDVNRMSPNALAIVFAPCLLRCPDTSDPLTSMKDVSKTTMCVEMLIKEQIRKYKKKMDEINQLEAAESIAFRRLSLLRQNTLWPVKLGFSSPYEGMLSKSSQVKGNDSGNSELDSVHEEEEVSEADNREKEILIDRLQSIKEEKEDITYRLPELDQRGSDEENVDSETSASTESLLEDRTGRMDTEAITGLHCRAQSCSMPAKDICKVPSLLQTSSNSSSASRASRQRSSLTLPKIKVPRRTPVMPTANIKLPPGIFKRTESQGTISANEASQMMVRRREQPARRTDKIHSVYIAQGSATAHAQELLDEYEPTAKVKRRFSDPYSHVPCIEK, from the exons ATGAGTGTAAAAGATGCTGATAGTGCAGTTTGCCAGGCCTATAATCTTCATATTTACCCCCAACTCTCAACAGAAAGTGCTCCCTGCTGCAAAGTGACAGCAACCAAGGATAGCACATCTTCAGATGTCATCAAGGATGTGATTAATATCTTAAACTTGGATGTCTCGAAACATTACGTGCTCGTGGAAGTGAAGGAATCAGGTGGAGAAGAATGGGTACTTGATATAAATGATTCTCCTGTCCATAGGGTTTTACTTTGGCCTCGTCGTGCTCAGGATGAGCATCCGCAAAAGGATGGGtactattttcttttgcaagaaaGGAACACTGATGGGACCATCAAATATGTCCAGATGCAGTTGGTTTCCAAGGAGACAGATGCTCGACGATTGGTTGAAAGGGGTTTTCTTCCATGGTATCGGGAGGACGTTGATGACTTGTGCAATCTCCCCAGCTTAACGGAGACAACGCTCCTAGAGAATCTCAAATGCCGCTTTCTAAAACACAAAATTTATACTTACGCAGGAAGTATTCTGATTGCGATTAACCCCTTCAAGTTCCTGCCCATTTATAATCCTAAATATGTCAAGATGTATGAGAATCATCAGCTTGGGAAGTTGGAGCCTCATATTTTTGCCATTGCTGATGTGGCTTATCACACAATGCTTAAAAAACATATTAATCAGTGCATCGTTATATCAGGTGAAAGTGGGTCTGGGAAAACTCAAAGCACAAACTTCTTAATTCACTGCCTCACAGCACTGAGCCAGAAAGGGTACGCGAGTGGTGTGGAGAGAACTATTCTAGGAGCTGGACCAGTTCTGGAG GCATTTGGAAATGCAAAAACAGCACATAACAATAACTCCAGTCGTTTTGGAAAGTTTATTCAAGTCAACTATTTAGAGAATGGTATTGTCCGAGG GGCTGTGGTTGAAAAATACCTGCTTGAAAAATCTCGTCTGGTTTCTCAAGAGAAAGATGAAAG GAACTACCATGTCTTTTATTACTTGCTACTTGGAGTCAATGAGGAAGAGCGTAAAGAATTTCACCTCAAGCAACCTGAAGATTATTTCTACCTCAATCAG CATAACTTGAAAATTGAAGATGGGGAAGATCTCCGACATGACTTTGAAAGATTAAAACAAGCCATGGAGATGGTTGGCTTCCtttcagcaacaaaaaaaca gaTTTTTTCAATACTTTCAGCTATTCTTTATCTGGGCAATGTTACGTACAAGAAGAAAGCTACAGGTCGTGATGAAGGGTTGGAAGTAGGACCTCCTGAAGTGTTGGACATTCTTTCCCAACTTTTGAAA GTTAAACGAGAAATTCTAGTAGAAGtgctaacaaaaagaaaaactgtgacTGCTAATGATAAGCTTATTTTGCCGTATAGTCTCAATGAG GCAATAACAGCTCGTGATTCGATGGCAAAGTCCTTATACAGTGCTCTGTTTGATTGGATTGTTCTGCGAATTAATCATGCGCTCCTtaataagaaggacatggaggaaTCTGTTATG TGTTTGTCCATTGGTGTACTTGATATTTTTGGATTTGAAGACTTTGAAACCAACAGTTTTGAACAGTTCTGTATAAATTATGCAAATGAGCAGCTTCAGTATTATTTCAATCAGCATATTTTCAAATTGGAGCAG GAGGAATATAAGAGTGAAGGGATCACTTGGCACAATATTGACTATACTGATAATGTGGCCTGCATTCACTTAATCAGCAAGAAGCCCACTGGCCTCTTCTATCTTCTGGATGAAGAAAGCAA TTTTCCACATGCCACCAACCAAACTCTGCTTGCAAAATTCAAACAGCAGCATGAGGAGAACAAGTTTTTTGTTGGAACCCCGGTGATGGAGCCAGCCTTTATTATTCGACATTTTGCCGGGAAAGTTAAATACCAGATAAAA gatttcagagagaaaaatatggaTTACATGAGACCAGATATTGTTGCTTTGCTACGAAGCAGTGACAGTGCTTACGTTCGGGAGCTGATAGGAATGGACCCCGTCGCTGTGTTCCGTTGGGCAGTTTTGCGGGCAGCTATTCAAGCAATGGCTGTCTTTGCAGAAGCTGGACGCCAGAGAGCCCAGAAGACTGCAG GAGTGATACGTCAAGGACCCAGAGTTCCCCTTGGAGAACTCCAGAGATCAAATACACCAGTAGAAAAAGTTTATCG gaaaagtAGAGGTATCAAACAAAAGCAGATCATTCCCAAG AACTTGCTGGATTCCAAATCTCTGAAGCTCATAGTAAGCATGACTCTGCACGATCGAACTACAAAATCCCTCTTGCACCTacacaaaaagaagaaaccccCTAGCATAAGCGCACAGTTCCAG actTCGCTTAATAAGTTACTGGAGGCACTGGGTAAAGCTGAGCCGTTCTTCATCCGTTGCATCCGCTCCAATGCTGAGAAG AAAGAGTTGCTTTTTGATGAAAACTTGGTGCTTCAACAGTTAAGATACACTGGCATGCTAGAAACCGTGCGAATCAGAAGCTCTGGCTACAGCACGAAATATACATTCCAG GAATTCATAGACCAGTTTCAGGTGTTACTGCCCAAAAATGCAAAAGCCTCCAAGGAAGGCATTTGCGTTCATTTGAAGAAACTAAAACTGGATGAGAACTACTATCAAATAGGAATGACCAAG GTCTTTATGAAAGAGGTTGGCCAGCAAATACTAAAGGATACACTACACAAAGAGGTGatcaggaaaataattctcCTTCAGAGCTGGCTCAGGATGGTTTTGGAAAGGAGACGCTTTCTCAGAACAAGGCAGGCAGCCATTGTTTTACAG GCTTGCTGGCGTTCCCGTTGCGTTAGGATGGCACTGCAGAGGAATAATGCTGCTGTTTATATTCAGTCAGCATGGAGAAGATACAGGGAGCAAAAATGCTACCTTCAGCAGAAGAGGAGAATTTGTCTCCTGCAGGCCATGGTCAGAGGGTATCTACAGCGTAAAAG ATTTCAAAAAATGGCtatagaaaagcagaaagctgaagaaaagcagagagaaatgcaGGAAGACCAAGACAGAGAGAATGATGTGAGCAAGGATGAGCAGAGCGAACCAGCAACAGATCAGTTGCCTGTGAAACAGAAGTCAGAGCTTGATCAAGCCGTCGGGGACAGAGGTCAAACTCCAGATGAGCAAGCTGAAGACCTGAGCTCATCTGAAAAAGCCACATTACCCCAGAAGAACGTGACAGAGGGCACTGAGAAAGTAACAAACAGCCGGGAGAAACGTGAATCTCGCCGGCAGAGGGGGCTGGAACATAACGACTTACAGAATAAGCATGTCCTGTTTTCCTTCGAAGGACCATCTTTACTGTTCAATGAGGAACAAACATCATCTGAGGAGGCCCTGGAAACTGTTCCAGTGCCAAAGAAATCCACAGCACAAGATACTGTCCTTCAAGGAAGCAGTGAGGGAGAGAAAAGTCCAAGTGAAGAAAAAGCTCTTCCAGACACACCGCCATCAAGTGAGATAAAAGAAAGCAGTTCTATTCCTGAGCAACCACCTGTATCAGAAGGGGAGAAAGTAGATGATAAGGCAGTTGATAGAATGAAAACACAAGGGAACCAAAATAACCAGATAAAAGGCAGCCAAAGCTTTAACTGCCCTGAAAGGCCGACAAATCTCGCACTGAATCTTCATAATACGCTTTCTGCTCCTGGGAGCTTACAATCTCCAGTTGAATGCTGGGCAGATAAAGGCAAACATCTTGCTCAGAAGGCAACCAAAGATCTGGATAGTCCCACTTCTTCCCAAATCCAGAGATATGTGGATGACCCAGAGAAACTAAAGTACAAGAGAGAGAAGTGGAAAGGCAAGAGACAGTCTGATGCTGGTCAGAATGATATGCTGAGTCAGTCTCTGGATGGAAGAACACGTGCGGATAAGTCTCCTCAGGATCAGCTAGA AAAGAAGGGGAGTTCATCTTCATTAAGTGATCTTTCAACACTCGCCCAATCCATTGCCATGAATCAG CAGTCACCAGATAcaatagaagaagaaaagggcaACAAGAAATATCCTGTGCAAAAGAAGCCCGGTGACCTCTTACCTACCTCAGATGCAGCTGTTTCTGTGCAGTCAGCAAGTCACCAAGTAGATGCCAA GTCTGCTTTTAAAAGTCCTTTGCGTAGACTTTTGGGGAAAAAGCCAGACAAGAAAACTCCAAAGGAGAGTCCTGATGTGACTGATGAAGGAGAAGGCATCTCCCTTGTATCCTGTGTCCTCTTTGCAGATACAGGAGGAACCCAGAAAGCTTCAGACG CTTCTGGACAGCCAAGTCGCCTCCAGGCAGGGGAACGCCCTGTGAAAGAGGGcagtaaaacaaagaagaaCCGTACTATAAAAATCAGCAAGATCTCAAGTGTGTCTCAGAATTGGCGAGCTTCCATGGTCCGTGAGATTGCAAATGCCAATGAACTGAAAGATCTCGATGAGTTCCTCCTAAACAAG ATCAATGACTTACCCTCCCAGAAGTCTGGTGTGgaatgtttgttttttgaagCCACAGAGAAGTTTAGAGGAAACATCAAGACCATGTACTCTGCTCCT AATGGGCAAATCCATGTTGGCTACAAAGATCTGGTGGAAAATTACCAGCTTCTAGTTACAAATCTGgccaaaaaaacagaagagaaagaagtgaaGCTGGTTTTGAATCTCTTCCAATCCCTTCTGGATGAATTCATCAGAGGATATACAAAAAAGGAGGAGTCTGAGCAGCCCAAG CAAACTAAAGCCCAGAAGAAGAAACGAAAACAAGAGCGTGCA ATTGAAGAACACAATGGCCACGTATTCACAAACTATCAAGTGAGCATACGGCAATCGTGTGAACACTGCTCGTCCTACATCTGGCCCATGGAAAAGGCCTGTCTCTGCAGTG TTTGCAAGTTGACTTGTCACAAGAAATGCATGTCCAAAATCCAGAGCAGCTGTACGTCCTGTGGAAAAAAG AATGAACAGGACGCAGAACCACGTCATTTTGGAGTCTGTGTGAGTGCCCTGACCAGCAAGGAGAATTCAGTCCCCATTGTCATGGAGAAGTTGCTAGAGTATGTGGAGATGCACGGCCTCTACACAGAAGGCATTTACAGGAAATCAGGATCAGCAAATCGTATGAAGGAGCTGAAACAGTTGCTGCAAGCAG ATCCAAACTCAGTGAAACTGGAGAATTACCCTATTCACACGATTACGGGGATCCTTAAGCAATGGCTACGGGAATTACCAGATCCACTGATGACATCTGCGCAGTACCATGATTTTCTCCGAGCTGTAG AACTACCAGAAAAACAGGAGCAACTCTGTGCCATTTACAGTGTCCTTGAACAGCTTCCACAAGCAAATCATAATACCTTGGAGCGACTCATCTTCCATCTGGTCAA AGTGGCTTTGATAGAAGATGTCAACCGTATGTCACCCAACGCCTTGGCCATTGTTTTCGCTCCATGCCTCTTGCGTTGTCCTGATACCTCAGACCCTTTAACCAGCATGAAGGATGTTTCAAAAACAACCAT GTGTGTAGAGATGCTCATAAAGGAACAGATAAGgaagtacaagaaaaaaatggatgaaataaatcagctggaagcagctgagAGCATTGCTTTCCGACGACTCTCATTGCTTCGGCAGAATACG CTCTGGCCTGTAAAActtggcttttcttccccttatGAGGGGATGCTG AGTAAAAGCTCACAGGTCAAAGGAAATGACAGTGGCAACTCAGAACTGGACTCGGTGCATGAAGAAGAAGAAGTTTCTGAAGCTGATAACCGGGAAAAGGAGATTCTCATTGATCGCTTACAGtcaataaaagaagaaaa GGAAGATATAACTTACCGGTTACCTGAGCTTGATCAGCGAGGCTCTGATGAGGAAAACGTAGACTCTGAGACCTCAGCAAGCACAGAGAGCCTACTTGAGGATAGGACAGGACGGATGGATACCGAAG CAATTACTGGATTACACTGCCGTGCTCAGAGCTGCAGCATGCCTGCCAAAGACATTTGCAAAGTGCCTTCTCTTTTGCAAACCTCTTCAAATTCTTCCTCTGCATCCCGGGCTTCAAGACAGAGATCATCTTTAACACTGCCCAAGATTAAAGTGCCCCGTCGAACTCCAGTGATGCCAACAGCAAATATAAAACTTCCTCCTGGGATTTTCAAACGGACAGAATCCCAGGGCACGATTTCAGCGAACGAAGCGTCTCAGATGATGGTGAGACgaagggagcagccagcaaGGCGAACTGATAAAATTCACTCTGTGTACATTGCACAAGGGTCTGCAACGGCCCACGCTCAGGAACTCTTGGATGAATACGAACCCACAGCAAAAGTAAAACGGAGGTTTTCAGACCCTTACTCTCACGTTCCCTGTATAGAGAAGTGA